The Marivirga salinae DNA window GGTTTAAAGAATGTTATAGAGAATTCAGGAATTAAAGGAAGGTGGCAAAGGATACTGAATGAGAAATCCAAAACAAAGATTATTGCAGATACTGGACATAACATCCCCGCTTTTGAACATATTGTAAAGATGTTGGGGAATGAAGCATTTGATCAGTTACATTTTGTTTTTGCGACAGTTAATGACAAGAAATTAGATGGGGTTTTGGATTTGCTTCCTAAAAATGCCGTATATTATTTCACACAGGCTAATATTCCTCGTGCATTAGATGCAAATGAATTAAAAAAAACAGCTAGTGAATTTGGCTTAATTGGAAATTCTTATCCTACTGTAGCCGAAGCATTTGAGAATGCACAAAAAAATGCAACTGATAAGGACTTAATATTTATAGGAGGTTCTACCTTTGCAGTAGCGGAAATTCCCAATTTGTAAATATGAGTAGACAAAAATTAAAGCGGTTTGATGATTTAAGAAATCGCCACAATGTAATTGAGTATGATGATGATAGGTTTCCAAATATAAAATCAAATTGGGGAAAAGAGATTTTTGGTAATTCTAACCCCATAAATTTAGAATTAGCTTGTGGAAGGGGGGAATATTCTATTGGCTTAGCTAAGGAGTTTCCTAAAGAAAACTTTATAGGTATTGATATAAAAGGCGAGCGTTTGTGGCAAGGAAGCTCAAAAGCAATTGAGGAAGGCTTAGAAAATGTTGCATTTGCCCGAAATTTCATTTTAGACTTAGAGCAAATGTTTTCTGAGGGTGAAGTGAATGATGTCTGGATCATTCATCCTGACCCGAGACCTAGAGACCGTGATGAAAAAAGAAGGCTGACTTTTCACCGATTTCTAGAGATTTACAAAAGAATTCAGGGAGGGAAAGGACGAGTTTATTTTAAAACTGATAATACAGACTTATTTAATTGGACACTAAATGAAGTATTGCCAGTAAGAGATGACATTAAAGATTTGCATTTTACGGATGATTTGCATAATTCTGTAT harbors:
- the trmB gene encoding tRNA (guanosine(46)-N7)-methyltransferase TrmB, which codes for MSRQKLKRFDDLRNRHNVIEYDDDRFPNIKSNWGKEIFGNSNPINLELACGRGEYSIGLAKEFPKENFIGIDIKGERLWQGSSKAIEEGLENVAFARNFILDLEQMFSEGEVNDVWIIHPDPRPRDRDEKRRLTFHRFLEIYKRIQGGKGRVYFKTDNTDLFNWTLNEVLPVRDDIKDLHFTDDLHNSVYLREHYGISTRYERKFSKVGETIKYLRFEWKA